In Triticum dicoccoides isolate Atlit2015 ecotype Zavitan unplaced genomic scaffold, WEW_v2.0 scaffold35343, whole genome shotgun sequence, the sequence GTTGACGATGGAGGCCTTGGCAGAGCGGTAGGAGTGGTTGAGGTACCCTAGGTTGGGCGCCTGTGTGGCATAGCGGTCGGAGAGGTCGATGGGCGACTGCATCCGCCCAGTTCTGCACGTCGCCCACTCCTTGATCTTGCCCCAGTTCTCCGGCCAGTTCTCCGCCCCACAGTCGTAGCTGAACTCCGACTCATCGTCTACATGCAAGAGATGTACGTACGTTTAGGAATTAATCAATGGCGGAAGAGTTAATCTATAGAAGATTTCTGCTCACCGATTTTTGCTGTGCTCTGGCTGCCGGGACGAAGGCTGAGAAGTGCAAGAGCAGAAGGAGGGCCCAGACCGGAAGGCTGAACGCATACTGCCTTGTGTTGTGCGTTGATCGAGGTGCTCCTGCTGCTAGGTAGCTGTCCAAGAGGGGcaggctggtgggggtacatatATACACAATTCTCCTCGTGAAGCTAGCGGATGCATTCTCATCTGTATCCATCCGCTCGGCTTTTCTCACATGTGCGTTTAAAAAAACAGGATTGCTAAATCTCAGCCGAGTGAGACTTAACCAATGCGACCCAGTCTATGTTCCTTGTGTAGTTCCTTGTGTAAATTTAGTAAACTGAGGAGTGTGGTTTCGTGTAGCTTGAGCTACACGGCACCCCTTATCTTAGCCATTCATTTCGGCATCAAGATCCGTGCAggcacatttgtcatttttgtttctctcaaacgaAATAACGTATAAAATTCAAACTTTGCAGGATAACAAAACATTCTAATTACTACAtgggaaaaaactttcagattttttcatgcatttaaaatggtaaaatttatttttttaatcaaaaaatcctcattttgtatatttatattGGTccgaaaaatctgaaagttttttcacacATTGAAGTTGTAAAGTTTGTTTGATCTGCAAAGTTTGAAGTCTATATGTTCTTTCATTTGAGAGAAATCAAAAAGAGAAATCTGCTTGTTGCAAGTTAGTTGAAGAGTACGGATCTCAAAGCAATGTTGA encodes:
- the LOC119345975 gene encoding alpha carbonic anhydrase 5-like — encoded protein: MYPHQPAPLGQLPSSRSTSINAQHKAVCVQPSGLGPPSALALLSLRPGSQSTAKIDDESEFSYDCGAENWPENWGKIKEWATCRTGRMQSPIDLSDRYATQAPNLGYLNHSYRSAKASI